One window of the Conexibacter sp. SYSU D00693 genome contains the following:
- a CDS encoding DUF6458 family protein codes for MTMGTSVFLIALGAILRYAVEDAISGVNLATVGLILMIAGIVGIVLSFLMMAMARDRRAEVVHERRTVDPYARP; via the coding sequence ATGACCATGGGAACGTCGGTCTTCCTCATCGCCCTGGGCGCCATCCTCCGCTATGCGGTCGAGGATGCGATCTCGGGCGTCAACCTGGCCACGGTCGGCCTCATCCTCATGATCGCCGGCATCGTCGGCATCGTCCTGAGCTTCCTGATGATGGCCATGGCGCGTGACCGCAGGGCGGAGGTCGTGCACGAGCGGCGCACGGTCGACCCGTACGCGCGTCCGTAG
- a CDS encoding GNAT family N-acetyltransferase, translating into MLRAAPRIRPAEDTEVPLAVEALRRAGFSGDGIVRLLEYPRRSAHGIVMLADGRTSPQGVVCCAVFARTGWIGALGVLPGARRRGLGQALTETATAWLREHGAETVLLYATEMGRPVYERLGFVAEGSATAWRGVAGDGLPSGVPAARPLVEGDRAGIRAVDEAATGERRDVMLDAVRPLYGMGVDAADGSGLAGWALRSPWGTGAAIAARDPDAGLHLLAGATDGPLPGTLVVPDANEPARRALRSWGFARLNSAERMRLGPAVAWRPERQFGLFNLFWG; encoded by the coding sequence GTGCTTCGCGCGGCGCCGCGCATCCGTCCCGCCGAGGACACCGAGGTCCCGCTCGCCGTCGAGGCGCTGCGCCGCGCGGGCTTCTCGGGCGACGGCATCGTCCGGCTGCTCGAGTACCCCCGCCGGTCCGCGCACGGGATCGTCATGCTCGCCGACGGCCGGACGAGCCCCCAGGGCGTCGTCTGCTGCGCGGTCTTCGCGCGCACCGGCTGGATCGGCGCGCTCGGCGTCCTGCCGGGCGCGCGGCGCCGCGGCCTGGGCCAGGCGCTGACCGAGACGGCGACGGCGTGGCTGCGCGAGCACGGCGCCGAGACGGTGCTGCTCTACGCCACGGAGATGGGCCGGCCCGTCTACGAGCGCCTCGGCTTCGTCGCCGAGGGCAGCGCCACGGCCTGGCGCGGCGTCGCCGGCGACGGCCTCCCGTCCGGCGTGCCCGCCGCGCGCCCGCTGGTCGAGGGCGACCGCGCCGGCATCCGCGCGGTCGACGAGGCGGCGACCGGCGAGCGGCGCGACGTCATGCTCGACGCGGTCCGCCCGCTCTACGGGATGGGCGTCGACGCGGCCGACGGCTCGGGCCTCGCCGGCTGGGCGCTGCGCTCCCCGTGGGGCACCGGGGCCGCCATCGCCGCCCGCGACCCCGACGCCGGCCTGCACCTCCTGGCGGGCGCGACCGACGGCCCGCTGCCGGGGACGCTCGTCGTCCCGGACGCCAACGAGCCGGCGCGCAGGGCCCTGCGCTCCTGGGGCTTCGCCCGGCTCAACAGCGCCGAGCGCATGCGCCTAGGCCCGGCCGTCGCCTGGCGCCCCGAGCGGCAGTTCGGGCTCTTCAACCTCTTCTGGGGCTGA
- a CDS encoding flavin monoamine oxidase family protein — MEADVVVVGAGLAGLSAARALQQAGREVLVVEARDRVGGRTLNEPIDDAGQVVELGGQWVGPTQHRLLELARELGVATYPTHGKGWNAVRWKGRTRRYRGTIPWLSPVALADVGQAQLRLDRLARTVPLDAPWTAPDAERLDGLTFETWVRRTVATAAGRTLLRTAIDAVWAADARDVSLLHVLFYIHSAGGFDALVDTEGGAQQWRFHGGSQLLSLRLAERVGHDRILLGTPVRQVDHDEARGVTVRWDGGEARARRAVLAVPPALAGRLVYRPALPAVRDGLTQRMAQGSVIKCMAVYDEPFWRADGLSGQALDPEGACKVVYDNTPPSGSPGVLLGFLEGRVARRMAMASQDERRRVVLDGLAGLFGARALRPTGYVDKAWMDEEFSRGCYGGYLPPGGWTDFGQALRAPVGPLHWAGAETATVWNGYMDGAVSSGERAAREVLAALSAPEEVEEPELPLGAPGDGRA, encoded by the coding sequence ATGGAGGCCGACGTCGTCGTCGTGGGGGCGGGGCTGGCGGGGTTGAGCGCCGCCCGGGCGCTGCAGCAGGCCGGGCGCGAGGTGCTGGTGGTCGAGGCGCGCGACCGCGTCGGCGGGCGCACGCTCAACGAGCCCATCGACGACGCCGGGCAGGTCGTCGAGCTCGGCGGCCAGTGGGTCGGCCCGACCCAGCATCGGCTCCTCGAGCTCGCCCGCGAGCTCGGCGTCGCGACCTACCCCACGCACGGCAAGGGCTGGAACGCGGTGCGCTGGAAGGGCCGCACCCGCCGCTACCGGGGGACGATCCCGTGGCTGTCGCCCGTGGCGCTGGCCGACGTCGGCCAGGCCCAGCTGCGCCTCGACCGCCTCGCCCGCACCGTCCCGCTCGATGCGCCCTGGACGGCGCCGGACGCCGAGCGCCTCGACGGGCTGACCTTCGAGACGTGGGTGCGGCGCACCGTCGCGACGGCGGCCGGCCGCACGCTGCTGCGCACCGCCATCGACGCGGTCTGGGCGGCCGACGCGCGCGACGTCTCGCTCCTGCACGTCCTCTTCTACATCCACAGCGCCGGCGGGTTCGACGCGCTCGTCGACACCGAGGGCGGCGCGCAGCAGTGGCGCTTCCACGGCGGCTCGCAGCTGCTGAGCCTGCGCCTGGCCGAGCGCGTCGGCCACGACCGGATCCTGCTCGGCACGCCGGTGCGCCAGGTCGACCACGACGAGGCCCGCGGCGTCACGGTGCGCTGGGACGGCGGCGAGGCGCGTGCCCGCCGTGCGGTCCTCGCGGTCCCGCCGGCCCTCGCCGGGCGCCTCGTCTACCGCCCGGCGCTGCCCGCGGTGCGCGACGGGCTCACGCAGCGCATGGCCCAGGGCAGCGTCATCAAGTGCATGGCGGTCTACGACGAGCCGTTCTGGCGGGCCGACGGCCTCTCGGGCCAGGCCCTGGACCCGGAGGGGGCCTGCAAAGTCGTCTACGACAACACGCCGCCGTCGGGCTCGCCCGGCGTCCTGCTCGGCTTCCTCGAGGGGCGCGTCGCGCGGCGCATGGCCATGGCATCCCAGGACGAGCGCCGCCGGGTCGTGCTCGACGGCCTCGCCGGGCTCTTCGGCGCCCGCGCGCTGCGCCCGACGGGCTACGTCGACAAGGCGTGGATGGACGAGGAGTTCAGCCGCGGCTGCTACGGCGGCTACCTGCCGCCGGGCGGCTGGACGGACTTCGGCCAGGCGCTGCGCGCGCCGGTCGGCCCGCTGCACTGGGCCGGGGCCGAGACGGCGACGGTGTGGAACGGCTACATGGACGGCGCGGTGAGCTCGGGCGAGCGCGCGGCGCGCGAGGTCCTCGCCGCCCTCTCAGCCCCAGAAGAGGTTGAAGAGCCCGAACTGCCGCTCGGGGCGCCAGGCGACGGCCGGGCCTAG
- a CDS encoding amino acid deaminase/aldolase: MDHAALRRRLDAATAGLEAPFAVVDLDAFDANAADMVRRAGGTPIRLASKSVRCVALLRRALERPGFAGVLAFTLPEALWLARQGFEDVVVAYPTADRHAVGELAADARLRERVTVMVDDVAHLDLLADATGSDPVALPDATGSDPVALRVCLDLDTSWRPLGGRVRIGARRSPLRTPAQAAALARAALDRGLVVDGVMAYEAQVAGVGDAPPGKRLYGTALRAVQAGSMRELRARRAAVVAAVRGVVPDLRFVNGGGTGSLERTAAEPAVTELGAGSGLFGPTLFDGYRAFRPRPAALFALPVVRRPGPGVATVLGGGYPASGAAGRDRLVSPFLPDGLRLDGQEGAGEVQTPVLGAAADGLRIGDRVWARHAKAGELCERFAALHLVAGDEVVETVPTYRGEGQTFL, encoded by the coding sequence ATGGACCACGCCGCACTGCGCCGCCGCCTCGACGCCGCGACCGCCGGGCTCGAGGCGCCCTTCGCGGTCGTCGACCTCGACGCGTTCGACGCCAACGCCGCGGACATGGTGCGCCGGGCCGGCGGCACGCCCATCCGCCTCGCCTCGAAGTCCGTGCGCTGCGTCGCCCTGCTGCGACGAGCGCTGGAGCGCCCGGGCTTCGCGGGCGTCCTGGCCTTCACCCTGCCCGAGGCGCTGTGGCTCGCTCGCCAGGGCTTCGAGGATGTCGTCGTCGCCTACCCGACCGCCGACCGCCACGCCGTCGGCGAGCTCGCCGCGGACGCGCGGCTGCGCGAGCGGGTCACGGTCATGGTCGACGACGTGGCACACCTCGACCTGCTCGCCGATGCGACGGGGTCTGACCCCGTCGCACTGCCGGATGCGACGGGGTCTGACCCCGTCGCATTGCGGGTGTGCCTCGACCTGGACACGTCGTGGCGGCCGCTCGGTGGGCGGGTGCGCATCGGCGCACGCCGCTCGCCGCTGCGCACGCCGGCGCAGGCGGCGGCCCTGGCGCGCGCGGCGCTCGACCGCGGCCTGGTCGTCGACGGCGTCATGGCCTACGAGGCGCAGGTGGCGGGCGTGGGCGACGCGCCGCCCGGCAAGCGGCTCTACGGCACCGCGCTGCGGGCGGTGCAGGCCGGGTCGATGCGCGAGCTGCGGGCCCGCCGTGCCGCGGTGGTGGCCGCCGTGCGCGGCGTCGTGCCCGACCTGCGGTTCGTCAACGGCGGCGGCACCGGCTCGCTCGAGCGCACCGCGGCGGAGCCCGCCGTGACGGAGCTCGGCGCGGGCAGCGGCCTCTTCGGCCCCACCCTCTTCGACGGCTACCGCGCCTTCCGCCCGCGCCCCGCCGCGCTCTTCGCGCTGCCGGTCGTCCGCCGCCCCGGCCCGGGCGTCGCGACGGTGCTCGGCGGCGGCTACCCCGCCTCCGGCGCCGCGGGCCGCGACCGGCTCGTGTCCCCGTTCCTGCCCGACGGCCTGCGCCTCGACGGGCAGGAGGGCGCCGGCGAGGTCCAGACCCCGGTCCTCGGCGCCGCCGCGGACGGCCTGCGCATCGGCGACCGCGTGTGGGCGCGCCACGCGAAGGCCGGCGAGCTCTGCGAGCGCTTCGCCGCCTTGCACCTCGTCGCCGGCGACGAGGTGGTCGAGACCGTCCCGACCTACCGCGGCGAGGGCCAGACCTTCCTCTGA
- a CDS encoding uroporphyrinogen decarboxylase family protein, with protein sequence MALRIAPVLDEVAARLSGRPRTDRLRDPVGWAYALRDAVAVAEPAVVVSHLDGELEAAALRAALAGGAHWSDRLLDAAPLARTAPTAEAAELVRTLVGVGRAGRPVAATLTGPWTVAARLAPEVLGDAAHDAGAQAELADLVADALAALLGAYAEAGASLVVVVEEGAGALDDVDRAGAHRPLVRALAHHRLDGVLWLPDGVGADAVAGGYAAVARAWAGTGEPPAGGAVRLDPALWDQDPGAFAARWPAIAAAAERAGADLVLSDGPVPGGAPAANLRAAAGVAAAA encoded by the coding sequence ATGGCCCTGCGCATCGCCCCGGTCCTCGACGAGGTCGCCGCCCGGCTGAGCGGCCGGCCGCGGACCGACCGCCTCCGGGACCCGGTCGGCTGGGCCTACGCGCTGCGCGACGCCGTCGCGGTCGCCGAGCCGGCGGTGGTCGTCTCGCACCTCGACGGCGAGCTCGAGGCGGCGGCGCTGCGCGCGGCGCTCGCCGGCGGTGCGCACTGGAGCGACCGGTTGCTCGACGCGGCGCCGCTCGCCCGGACGGCGCCCACCGCGGAGGCGGCCGAGCTCGTGCGGACGCTCGTCGGCGTGGGGCGGGCGGGCCGGCCGGTCGCCGCGACGCTCACCGGTCCGTGGACGGTCGCCGCGCGGCTGGCGCCGGAGGTCCTGGGCGACGCGGCGCACGACGCCGGCGCGCAGGCCGAGCTCGCCGACCTGGTGGCCGACGCGCTCGCGGCGCTCCTCGGCGCCTACGCCGAGGCGGGCGCCTCGCTGGTCGTGGTGGTGGAGGAGGGGGCCGGCGCGCTGGACGACGTCGACCGCGCGGGAGCGCACCGGCCGCTCGTGCGCGCGCTGGCCCACCACCGCCTCGACGGTGTCCTCTGGCTGCCCGACGGCGTGGGGGCGGACGCCGTGGCCGGCGGGTACGCCGCCGTGGCCCGGGCGTGGGCGGGGACGGGCGAGCCGCCGGCCGGCGGCGCCGTCCGGCTGGACCCGGCGCTGTGGGACCAGGACCCCGGCGCCTTCGCCGCGCGCTGGCCGGCGATCGCCGCGGCGGCCGAGCGCGCCGGAGCGGACCTCGTGCTCAGCGACGGGCCGGTGCCCGGCGGCGCGCCGGCGGCGAACCTCCGCGCGGCGGCGGGCGTCGCGGCGGCGGCCTGA
- a CDS encoding D-arabinono-1,4-lactone oxidase, producing the protein MWENWSGELRCAPARTLRPSTAGEVARAVVEAREAGQVVRVAGAGHSFTPVVLTDGTLLSLDRLAGVLDVDRAGGRVRVAGGTTINALSRELDRHGLALENLGDIDVQAIAGALATSTHGTGGAKPSLPQQVEAVELVTADGSVVRAARDDADDGLFRAACVAVGALGVVTAVELRVVPAFTLRRVDRPEPLEDVLDSLDERIAAHPHFELFCFPYARDALTRTSDVVDGPPRPPGPWGQRRETWTTNTGLELLVRLGARFPSSIPLLNRLVTRLAGTSTKVDRSFRCFASPRHVRFTETEWSLPRAAAADVVRAVRAWCDERRYPVNFPFEVRFVAPDDADLGTAHGRASAYVAVHAYRGMPFEELFAAVQAIALAHGGRPHWGKRHALTARELAPLYPRWDAFQAQRAALDPEGVFTNAHVAQVLGAPGVVETRQAGAATM; encoded by the coding sequence GTGTGGGAGAACTGGTCCGGCGAGCTGCGCTGCGCACCGGCGCGCACGCTGCGGCCGTCGACGGCGGGTGAGGTGGCCCGGGCCGTCGTCGAGGCCCGCGAGGCCGGGCAGGTCGTGCGCGTCGCGGGCGCCGGGCACTCCTTCACGCCGGTCGTCCTGACCGACGGGACGCTCCTGTCCCTCGACCGGCTCGCGGGGGTCCTGGACGTCGACCGGGCCGGCGGCCGCGTGCGCGTCGCGGGCGGCACGACGATCAACGCGCTGTCGCGGGAGCTGGACCGCCACGGACTCGCGCTGGAGAACCTCGGCGACATCGACGTGCAGGCCATCGCGGGCGCGCTCGCGACCTCGACGCACGGCACGGGCGGCGCCAAGCCGTCGCTGCCCCAGCAGGTCGAGGCGGTCGAGCTCGTGACGGCGGACGGCTCGGTGGTCCGGGCGGCGCGCGACGACGCCGACGACGGGCTCTTCCGGGCGGCGTGCGTCGCGGTGGGGGCGCTGGGCGTCGTGACGGCGGTCGAGCTGCGCGTCGTGCCCGCGTTCACGCTGCGGCGCGTCGACCGGCCCGAGCCGCTCGAGGACGTGCTCGACAGCCTCGACGAGCGGATCGCCGCCCACCCGCACTTCGAGCTGTTCTGCTTCCCGTACGCGCGCGACGCGCTCACGCGCACGAGCGACGTCGTCGACGGCCCGCCACGGCCGCCGGGGCCGTGGGGCCAGCGGCGCGAGACGTGGACGACGAACACCGGCCTCGAGCTGCTGGTGCGCCTGGGCGCGCGCTTCCCCTCGTCCATCCCGTTGCTCAACCGGCTCGTCACCCGCCTCGCCGGGACCTCGACGAAGGTCGACCGCAGCTTCCGCTGCTTCGCCTCGCCACGCCACGTGCGCTTCACGGAGACCGAGTGGTCGCTGCCGCGGGCGGCCGCGGCGGACGTCGTGCGGGCGGTGCGGGCGTGGTGCGACGAGCGCCGCTACCCGGTGAACTTCCCCTTCGAGGTGCGCTTCGTGGCGCCCGACGACGCCGATCTCGGGACCGCCCACGGCCGCGCGTCGGCGTACGTCGCCGTGCACGCGTACCGCGGGATGCCGTTCGAGGAGCTCTTCGCCGCCGTGCAGGCCATTGCGCTGGCCCACGGCGGCCGGCCGCACTGGGGCAAGCGCCATGCCCTCACCGCCCGGGAGCTCGCGCCGCTGTACCCGCGCTGGGACGCCTTCCAGGCCCAGCGGGCGGCGCTGGACCCGGAGGGGGTCTTCACGAACGCCCACGTGGCGCAGGTCCTCGGCGCCCCCGGCGTTGTCGAGACCCGACAGGCGGGCGCCGCGACGATGTGA
- a CDS encoding rhodanese-like domain-containing protein, which produces MSDPEIEKTPQEVAQALEQGSVQLIDVREPYEWEAGRIDGARHIELERLSSQAASIDKDTPVVFQCRAGVRSMMAAQAFKRAGFDAWSMAGGIEAWDQAGLPLVPEGGHVADH; this is translated from the coding sequence TTGAGCGACCCCGAGATCGAGAAGACCCCCCAGGAGGTGGCGCAGGCCCTCGAGCAGGGCAGCGTCCAGCTCATCGACGTCCGCGAGCCCTACGAGTGGGAGGCCGGCCGCATCGACGGCGCGCGCCACATCGAGCTCGAACGGCTCTCCTCGCAGGCCGCGTCGATCGACAAGGACACGCCCGTGGTCTTCCAGTGCCGCGCGGGCGTGCGGTCGATGATGGCCGCCCAGGCGTTCAAGCGCGCGGGCTTCGACGCGTGGTCGATGGCCGGCGGCATCGAGGCGTGGGACCAGGCCGGCCTGCCGCTCGTGCCCGAGGGCGGGCACGTCGCCGACCACTAG
- a CDS encoding cold-shock protein: protein MPTGTVKWFSDDKGFGFITPDEGSRDLFVHHSNIVADGYRTLAEGTRVLYEEEAGDKGPKAVNVTKV from the coding sequence ATGCCCACGGGCACCGTCAAGTGGTTCAGCGACGACAAGGGCTTCGGCTTCATCACCCCGGATGAGGGCAGCCGTGACCTCTTCGTCCACCACTCGAACATCGTCGCCGACGGCTACCGCACGCTCGCCGAGGGCACGCGCGTCCTCTACGAGGAGGAGGCCGGCGACAAGGGGCCGAAGGCCGTCAACGTCACGAAGGTCTGA
- a CDS encoding alkaline phosphatase, translating into MPDAAVSRRTFVAGATASLFPLTSAAARQRRNPVARGGTFPSAVAAGAPRTDGALLWTRCDGVGKAKLRFEVAEDPEFRRVVRHGLAQATPLRDQTARLAVKGLEPGRPYWYRFATRGASSPVGRFRTLRPADSHEPVRIGWFSCQRYEHGWFTPHAGLAAEEDLDLVLSLGDYIYEEDSTPKVPERRDPSGRPNGHVETLEQFRQRHRTYRGDPNLQAMHAAHAVVPIWDDCEVEGDWAGEQESAAGNPSGPRSIPFADKRRNAFLAYFESMPVERSRGPEQFKVFRSLRLGRTAELLLLDTRQYRDPQPCRDGSLDSGTLYCPDTEKPRKRLGAEQQAWLRRSLRESPATWKVLGNAQMMMALEFPPGSPVAVDSWDGYAAERRQVLEAAKADGVRNLVSIVGDVHVFFAGQLTTTGRVGGTPVGTEFVGASISHDALSLPGLPRDLSDPVLEQLPLVNPHLRYARFRNRGYATLEARPDELRVVFKGVRTTLTPTSPSFELARFRVPEGATDLERG; encoded by the coding sequence GTGCCCGATGCCGCCGTCTCGCGGCGCACGTTCGTCGCGGGGGCGACGGCGTCGCTGTTCCCGCTCACCTCGGCTGCCGCGCGCCAGCGCCGCAACCCGGTCGCGCGTGGCGGGACGTTCCCGTCCGCGGTCGCGGCCGGCGCGCCGCGCACCGACGGCGCGCTGCTGTGGACGCGCTGCGACGGCGTCGGGAAGGCGAAGCTGCGCTTCGAGGTCGCCGAGGACCCGGAGTTCCGCCGCGTGGTGCGCCACGGGCTGGCCCAGGCCACGCCGCTGCGCGACCAGACCGCGCGCCTGGCGGTCAAGGGGCTCGAGCCGGGCCGGCCCTACTGGTACCGCTTCGCCACCCGCGGCGCCTCATCGCCGGTCGGGCGCTTCCGGACGCTGCGCCCCGCCGACAGCCACGAGCCCGTGCGCATCGGCTGGTTCTCCTGCCAGCGCTACGAGCACGGCTGGTTCACGCCGCACGCCGGCCTCGCCGCGGAGGAGGACCTCGACCTCGTCCTCTCGCTCGGCGACTACATCTACGAGGAGGACAGCACCCCGAAGGTCCCCGAGCGCCGCGACCCGTCCGGGAGGCCCAACGGCCACGTCGAGACGCTCGAGCAGTTCCGCCAGCGCCACCGCACCTACCGCGGCGACCCCAACCTCCAGGCCATGCACGCCGCCCACGCGGTCGTGCCGATCTGGGACGACTGCGAGGTCGAGGGCGACTGGGCCGGCGAGCAGGAGTCGGCCGCCGGGAACCCGAGCGGTCCGCGCTCCATCCCCTTCGCCGACAAGCGCCGCAACGCCTTCCTGGCCTACTTCGAGAGCATGCCCGTCGAGCGCTCCAGAGGCCCTGAGCAGTTCAAGGTCTTCCGGTCGCTGCGCCTGGGGCGCACGGCGGAGCTCCTGCTGCTCGACACGCGCCAGTACCGCGACCCGCAGCCCTGCCGCGACGGCTCGCTGGACAGCGGCACCCTCTACTGCCCGGACACGGAGAAGCCGCGCAAGCGCCTCGGGGCCGAGCAGCAGGCGTGGCTGCGGCGCAGCCTGAGGGAGTCGCCCGCGACGTGGAAGGTCCTGGGCAACGCGCAGATGATGATGGCGCTGGAGTTCCCGCCCGGCTCGCCCGTGGCGGTGGACTCGTGGGACGGCTACGCCGCCGAGCGCCGCCAGGTCCTCGAGGCGGCGAAGGCCGACGGCGTCAGGAACCTCGTCTCGATCGTCGGCGACGTCCACGTCTTCTTCGCCGGCCAGCTCACCACGACCGGCCGCGTCGGCGGGACCCCGGTCGGCACGGAGTTCGTCGGCGCGTCGATCTCGCACGACGCGCTGAGCCTCCCCGGCCTGCCGCGCGACCTGAGCGACCCGGTCCTCGAGCAGCTCCCACTCGTCAACCCACACCTGCGCTACGCGCGCTTCCGCAACCGCGGCTACGCGACGCTCGAGGCCCGCCCGGACGAGCTCCGCGTCGTCTTCAAGGGCGTGCGGACGACGCTCACCCCGACGTCCCCGAGCTTCGAGCTCGCGCGCTTCCGGGTGCCCGAGGGCGCGACGGACCTCGAGCGCGGCTGA
- a CDS encoding TIGR04282 family arsenosugar biosynthesis glycosyltransferase, translating to MRVVVMARQPVPGACKTRLEPLLGPDGCAALQAELVRHTVACCPRGRTLVATSGGDLAGLLPPGTPTVAQEGAHLGERIAHAVGVAGTPATVIGTDLPSLRPADLAAAEAALEGHDVVFGPADDGGWWVCALRAPAPEVFAIAPALWGGEEVLDACVAAARAAGRRVAFIDERTDLDTPADAARVLEDPATPAAVAAVLRGA from the coding sequence ATGCGGGTCGTCGTCATGGCCCGCCAGCCGGTGCCCGGCGCGTGCAAGACGCGGCTGGAGCCGCTGCTGGGCCCCGACGGCTGCGCAGCGCTCCAGGCCGAGCTGGTCCGCCACACCGTCGCCTGCTGCCCGCGCGGGCGCACGCTCGTGGCGACCAGCGGCGGGGACCTCGCCGGGCTCCTGCCGCCCGGGACGCCGACGGTCGCCCAGGAGGGGGCGCACCTCGGCGAGCGCATCGCCCACGCGGTGGGCGTGGCGGGGACCCCGGCGACCGTCATCGGGACCGACCTGCCGTCGCTGCGGCCCGCGGACCTCGCGGCCGCCGAGGCGGCGCTCGAGGGCCACGACGTGGTGTTCGGGCCGGCCGACGACGGGGGCTGGTGGGTCTGCGCGCTGCGCGCCCCCGCGCCCGAGGTCTTCGCGATCGCGCCGGCCCTGTGGGGCGGCGAGGAGGTCCTCGACGCCTGCGTCGCCGCGGCGCGGGCGGCCGGGCGGCGCGTGGCGTTCATCGACGAGCGCACCGACCTGGACACGCCGGCCGACGCCGCGCGGGTCCTGGAGGACCCGGCGACGCCGGCCGCGGTCGCGGCGGTGCTGCGCGGCGCCTAG
- a CDS encoding response regulator transcription factor produces the protein MEGTRILVVDDDPSTRLLLRELLERAGATVEEAGDGQAALRAVFELRPDLVVLDVSMPGMDGWQALERLRDVTEVPVLMLTSHAAELEKVRALQAGADDYVVKPFGRQELLARVGALLRRARRAQREEAPETYEDGVVRIDVPGARVEVLGHEVGLTPLEFRLLLTFVRHPGEVLTRERLLDLVWGEGKGVGADQVKLYVGYLRRKITQATAGDADPIETVRGFGYRWRGEAVAARD, from the coding sequence GTGGAGGGCACGCGCATCCTCGTGGTCGACGACGACCCGAGCACGCGGCTGCTGCTGCGCGAGCTGCTCGAGCGCGCCGGGGCGACGGTCGAGGAGGCCGGCGACGGGCAGGCGGCGCTGCGGGCGGTCTTCGAGCTGCGTCCCGACCTCGTCGTCCTCGACGTGTCGATGCCGGGGATGGACGGCTGGCAGGCGCTCGAGCGCCTGCGTGACGTCACCGAGGTGCCGGTCCTGATGCTCACGTCACACGCCGCCGAGCTCGAGAAGGTCCGGGCCCTGCAGGCGGGCGCCGACGACTACGTCGTCAAGCCCTTCGGCCGCCAGGAGCTGCTCGCGCGCGTCGGCGCGCTGCTGCGCCGCGCCCGCCGCGCGCAGCGCGAGGAGGCGCCGGAGACCTACGAGGACGGCGTCGTGCGCATCGACGTGCCCGGGGCGCGGGTGGAGGTCCTCGGCCACGAGGTGGGCCTCACGCCGCTCGAGTTCCGGCTGCTGCTGACCTTCGTGCGCCACCCCGGAGAGGTCCTGACGCGCGAGCGCCTGCTCGACCTCGTGTGGGGCGAGGGCAAGGGCGTCGGCGCCGACCAGGTCAAGCTCTACGTGGGCTACCTGCGGCGCAAGATCACGCAGGCCACGGCGGGGGACGCCGACCCGATCGAGACGGTTCGCGGCTTCGGCTACCGCTGGCGCGGCGAGGCCGTCGCGGCCCGGGACTAG
- the arfB gene encoding alternative ribosome rescue aminoacyl-tRNA hydrolase ArfB: MPDADGHLRPARGVRIPPHEVVVRASRSSGPGGQHANVTSSRIEASFDVAASTALSEEQRRRVLGRCGPVVRAVAQDARSQQRNRQLALERLEDRLARALHVPRPRTATKPTAASRRRRLEAKRRQGARKADRRRPGQED; encoded by the coding sequence GTGCCCGACGCCGACGGACACCTGCGACCCGCCCGGGGCGTGCGCATCCCGCCGCACGAGGTCGTCGTGCGGGCCAGCCGCTCCTCGGGGCCGGGCGGCCAGCACGCCAACGTCACGTCCTCGCGCATCGAGGCGTCGTTCGACGTGGCGGCCAGCACGGCGCTCAGCGAGGAGCAGCGCCGTCGCGTCCTCGGGCGCTGCGGACCCGTCGTGCGCGCCGTCGCGCAGGACGCCCGCTCGCAGCAGCGCAACCGCCAGCTCGCGCTCGAGCGCCTCGAGGACCGCCTGGCCCGCGCGCTGCACGTCCCGCGCCCGCGCACCGCCACGAAGCCCACGGCCGCGTCACGCCGCCGGCGGCTCGAGGCCAAGCGCCGGCAGGGTGCGCGCAAGGCCGACCGCCGCCGGCCAGGGCAGGAGGACTAG
- a CDS encoding TIGR00730 family Rossman fold protein: protein MSDERLRPRDPHSADEELLEADTLAIVSQLDDAARVRRMAAEIEMGFDRLRPLRGHAVSIFGSARTPADSPEYAAGRTVARRLGEEGFAIITGGGPGLMEAANRGALDAGALSVGLGIDLPGEPGLNPYVGIPLEFHYFFARKIMFVRYARAFVVLPGGIGTGDELFEAWTLVQTEKIRHFPIVLFGSDYWGGLLDWMREAMLAGGKVSPGDLDIVHLTDDPEEVCRIVCAAEELRPPAP from the coding sequence GTGAGCGACGAGAGGCTGCGCCCGCGCGATCCGCACAGCGCCGACGAGGAGCTCCTCGAGGCCGACACGCTGGCGATCGTCTCCCAGCTCGACGACGCCGCGCGGGTCCGGCGCATGGCCGCCGAGATCGAGATGGGCTTCGACCGCCTGCGGCCGCTGCGCGGCCACGCCGTCTCGATCTTCGGCTCGGCGCGCACGCCGGCCGACAGCCCGGAGTACGCGGCGGGTCGCACCGTGGCGCGCCGGCTGGGCGAGGAGGGCTTCGCGATCATCACCGGCGGCGGTCCCGGCCTGATGGAGGCCGCCAACCGCGGGGCGCTCGACGCCGGCGCGCTGTCCGTCGGCCTCGGGATCGACCTGCCGGGGGAGCCCGGCCTGAACCCGTACGTCGGGATCCCGCTCGAGTTCCACTACTTCTTCGCGCGCAAGATCATGTTCGTGCGCTACGCCCGGGCGTTCGTCGTCCTGCCGGGCGGCATCGGCACCGGCGACGAGCTCTTCGAGGCGTGGACGCTCGTGCAGACCGAGAAGATCCGCCACTTCCCGATCGTCCTCTTCGGCAGCGACTACTGGGGTGGCCTGCTGGACTGGATGCGCGAGGCGATGCTCGCCGGTGGCAAGGTCTCCCCCGGCGACCTCGACATCGTGCACCTCACCGACGACCCCGAGGAGGTCTGCCGGATCGTGTGCGCCGCCGAGGAGCTGCGGCCGCCGGCGCCCTAG